The proteins below come from a single Gimesia alba genomic window:
- a CDS encoding FG-GAP-like repeat-containing protein has protein sequence MSSRPSHYLIIAAVVLFLGSLALFLTVKAPPRQQNGPNALEPISYEKAEELLRFKNEGIAYLENERYADSDALLERLTEELPTQQIGFRDLTICRLLQLTPEKVSAQPERQALAKQALETVKQLIQMAPASAISYVLSARIHVALGETAQALKEFQRAIEQDPQDAAIWFELSQTQKQSTDPTLQAASKESLAKAWERQPENLFLSLDYLQVVTDQKSAQATPVFEKIKQLAAPLVDSVKDHTRLDLNKLIDDSLTALKEQQWNVVLRNARILRNVLIAEDLVKSDRRQVEQNPLEFVIHDFPPAFYEAVEWPAQQKPLSVKFADPSLLQFADGPPSEIKDLQIADFDLDGKPDLILLTTKQISVYQQNADGAWGLITQQESGGDYSKVHAVDLDADVQQMNQSATNEKKEQKVFPISPSRDADLDLVLVGKSGVKVFENRGDAKTGQRSLVLKAQKTTLETLAAVLAINFSDLDHDGDLDLVASTDAGLSLWSNRGDFSFQDISANSQLPPSDLETTSIVRVDWDRDVDLDLILCSRKSRQAGYLENLRHGRFRWRPFSKVESDDGPTANKFEECVLTDFDRNGSWDLVGVRHKDLMLAKTNHPEPGSVQVASVQPIRGTEPVDVQGNVLQAGDLNNDGVLDVVALNSLQLQLLLGTAERKTEQTAYVKDQVITNSKPIQKFRLSDLNQDGSLDVIALAGNELIQWQNKGNDNHWIDVSLRAEQVKGEVKSASGRVNHYGIGSLLELRSGAIYQPQIVAGQSTHFGLGKQTVAEAIRVLWTNGIPVNIINAKTDQRIYEKQTLMGSCPYLYTWDGEQFSFYTDLLWAAPIGLQFGKGIVAPCRDWEFLKIDGNRLKAKDGFYELRITEELWEAGYFDMVELIAIDHPAEVEIYSNEKVGPADIAEVDTHTVQHPQTPVSAINHKGRDVLPEIKEADDVYAKTFDEKYRQGLTEDHALELDLNSAAVKNAKTPPRIKLFLTGWIYPTDTGINLALSENPSMPSPRPPSLSVPYAKGKWKTIQPFMGFPGGKTKTIVVDLTDQFLTDDYRVRIETNMEFYWDQVFFTVDETAAELTMRGLPLESATLHYRGFSTPIIHRGNGPERYDYQSRSTSIQWPPMQGGFTRYGDVKPLVESADNRLVIMGSGDEMRLRFSVPAGPVKPGWKRDFFLHNVGWDKDANLHTILGQSVEPLPFREMQSYPYPTQGYPDESVLQQDREQYHTRKQDRARFWNHLLKP, from the coding sequence ATGTCTTCCCGGCCCTCTCATTATCTGATCATTGCAGCCGTGGTTCTGTTTCTGGGTTCGTTGGCACTGTTTTTAACCGTGAAGGCGCCACCTCGACAACAGAATGGTCCCAATGCGCTGGAGCCGATTTCCTACGAAAAGGCGGAAGAACTGCTGCGATTTAAAAATGAAGGTATCGCCTACCTCGAAAACGAACGTTATGCCGACAGCGATGCCTTGCTGGAGCGTTTGACAGAAGAGTTGCCCACACAACAAATCGGCTTTCGCGATCTCACCATCTGTCGTTTGCTTCAATTAACGCCGGAAAAAGTATCCGCTCAACCGGAAAGGCAGGCGTTGGCGAAGCAGGCCCTTGAGACGGTGAAACAGTTGATTCAGATGGCCCCTGCTTCTGCCATCAGCTACGTTTTATCTGCCCGCATTCATGTCGCACTCGGCGAAACAGCGCAGGCTTTGAAAGAATTCCAACGTGCGATCGAACAGGATCCCCAGGACGCCGCAATCTGGTTTGAGTTGTCACAGACACAAAAACAGAGTACTGATCCGACGCTGCAAGCGGCATCCAAAGAATCACTGGCAAAGGCCTGGGAACGGCAGCCGGAGAATCTGTTTCTCTCACTTGATTATCTGCAGGTCGTAACCGATCAGAAATCGGCGCAGGCGACTCCCGTCTTTGAAAAAATCAAACAGTTGGCGGCGCCATTGGTAGACAGCGTTAAAGATCATACACGGCTCGATTTGAACAAACTGATCGACGATTCACTCACGGCTCTCAAAGAGCAGCAATGGAACGTCGTACTCCGCAATGCACGAATTTTGAGAAATGTGTTGATTGCAGAAGATCTGGTGAAAAGTGATCGCCGTCAGGTCGAACAGAATCCACTCGAATTTGTGATCCACGATTTTCCACCCGCGTTCTATGAAGCCGTCGAGTGGCCCGCGCAGCAAAAACCTCTTTCCGTGAAGTTTGCAGATCCCAGTTTACTGCAATTTGCTGACGGGCCGCCTTCCGAAATCAAAGATCTGCAGATTGCCGACTTCGACCTGGATGGTAAGCCTGATTTAATTCTTCTCACAACAAAGCAGATCTCTGTATATCAACAGAATGCCGACGGGGCCTGGGGGTTGATCACACAGCAGGAGAGTGGCGGCGATTATTCTAAAGTTCACGCAGTCGATCTCGATGCAGATGTGCAACAAATGAATCAGTCTGCGACGAACGAGAAAAAGGAACAGAAAGTCTTTCCGATTTCCCCCTCCCGCGATGCCGATCTCGATCTGGTGCTCGTTGGAAAATCGGGTGTTAAGGTCTTTGAAAATCGGGGAGACGCTAAAACCGGACAGCGATCACTGGTTCTGAAAGCCCAGAAAACAACATTAGAGACACTCGCCGCTGTTCTAGCGATCAATTTTTCAGATCTGGATCATGACGGAGACCTCGACCTGGTGGCTTCGACTGACGCCGGTCTGTCGCTCTGGTCGAATCGGGGTGATTTTTCGTTTCAGGATATCAGTGCCAATTCTCAATTACCGCCATCAGATTTAGAGACAACTTCGATTGTTCGCGTCGACTGGGATCGCGACGTCGATCTTGATCTGATCTTATGCAGTCGCAAGTCCAGGCAGGCCGGCTATCTGGAAAACCTGCGCCACGGCCGCTTTCGCTGGCGCCCCTTTTCCAAAGTCGAATCGGATGACGGTCCCACGGCCAATAAGTTCGAAGAATGCGTTCTGACCGACTTTGACCGCAATGGCTCCTGGGATTTGGTTGGAGTACGGCACAAAGATCTCATGCTGGCGAAAACTAATCATCCTGAACCGGGCAGCGTGCAGGTTGCCTCTGTGCAGCCCATTCGAGGAACAGAGCCTGTCGATGTGCAGGGGAATGTTTTGCAAGCCGGGGATTTGAATAACGATGGCGTTTTAGATGTGGTGGCATTGAATTCGCTTCAGCTGCAGTTATTACTGGGAACAGCAGAACGCAAAACCGAGCAGACCGCGTATGTGAAAGATCAGGTCATCACCAACTCAAAACCGATTCAAAAATTTCGACTGTCTGATCTGAATCAGGATGGCAGTCTCGATGTGATTGCGCTCGCGGGCAACGAACTGATTCAATGGCAGAATAAGGGAAATGATAATCATTGGATCGATGTCTCACTCCGGGCCGAACAGGTCAAAGGCGAAGTTAAGTCGGCCAGCGGTCGCGTCAATCATTATGGGATTGGCAGTCTGTTGGAATTACGTAGCGGCGCCATTTATCAACCCCAGATCGTTGCCGGACAATCGACGCACTTCGGACTCGGGAAACAAACAGTCGCTGAAGCGATTCGTGTCTTATGGACCAACGGCATTCCCGTGAACATCATCAACGCCAAGACCGATCAGCGAATCTATGAAAAACAGACGCTGATGGGTTCTTGTCCTTATCTTTATACCTGGGACGGCGAACAGTTTTCGTTCTACACCGATTTACTCTGGGCGGCGCCGATTGGCCTGCAGTTTGGAAAGGGAATCGTCGCTCCCTGTCGTGACTGGGAATTTCTTAAAATCGACGGAAACCGCTTGAAAGCCAAAGATGGTTTCTATGAGCTGAGGATTACTGAAGAGCTTTGGGAGGCCGGCTACTTCGATATGGTCGAATTGATTGCCATCGATCATCCAGCGGAAGTGGAAATCTATTCCAATGAAAAGGTAGGACCTGCTGATATCGCCGAGGTAGATACGCATACCGTTCAGCATCCGCAGACGCCCGTTTCTGCCATCAATCACAAAGGCCGCGATGTGCTACCTGAAATCAAAGAGGCCGACGACGTTTATGCGAAAACGTTCGATGAAAAATATCGACAGGGATTGACCGAGGATCACGCTTTGGAACTGGACTTGAACAGTGCGGCTGTCAAGAACGCGAAAACGCCGCCCCGAATCAAACTGTTTCTGACCGGCTGGATTTATCCGACGGACACAGGCATTAATCTGGCGTTATCGGAAAATCCGTCGATGCCCTCGCCGCGACCTCCGTCGTTGTCGGTGCCTTATGCAAAGGGAAAATGGAAAACGATCCAGCCCTTCATGGGATTCCCCGGCGGGAAGACAAAAACGATCGTTGTCGATTTGACCGATCAGTTTCTGACCGACGATTATCGTGTGCGCATTGAAACGAATATGGAATTCTATTGGGATCAGGTCTTTTTCACGGTGGATGAAACAGCGGCGGAACTTACGATGAGAGGGCTACCGCTGGAATCTGCGACTTTACACTATCGCGGGTTTTCTACGCCCATCATTCATCGCGGGAATGGCCCGGAACGCTATGACTATCAGAGCCGGTCCACCAGTATTCAATGGCCGCCCATGCAGGGGGGATTCACCCGCTATGGAGATGTGAAGCCTTTAGTGGAATCCGCCGACAATCGGCTGGTGATCATGGGATCGGGGGATGAGATGCGACTC